The following coding sequences are from one Lolium rigidum isolate FL_2022 chromosome 6, APGP_CSIRO_Lrig_0.1, whole genome shotgun sequence window:
- the LOC124664641 gene encoding 2-methyl-6-phytyl-1,4-hydroquinone methyltransferase 2, chloroplastic-like, translating to MASTNVSSAGTGRAPVDAPAPAGLGSSKASSSALRLIQHKREALWFYRFISIGYDHVFNPGQYTEDMRDVAMDEHADLRRPNLKVVDVGGGTGFTTLGIVRHVDPENVTLIDQSPHQLDKARQKKALKGVKIMEGDAEDLPFPADTFDRYVSAGSIEYWPDPQRGIKEAYRVLSTGGLACIIGPVRPTFWLSRFFADMWMLFPTEQEYIEWFERAGFKDVELKRIGPKWYRGVRRHGLVIGCSVTGIKTESGDSPLQLGPKAEDISKHGNPILVFVRFLIGTICATYFFLVPIYMWIKDKIVPRGMPI from the exons ATGGCTTCCACCAACGTGTCTAGCGCCGGGACAGGCAGAGCCCCCGTGGATGCCCCAGCGCCAGCGGGACTAGGCTCCTCCAAGGCCTCCTCGTCAGCGCTTCGGCTCATCCAGCACAAGAGGGAGGCATTGTGGTTCTACCGCTTCATCTCCATCGGCTATGACCACGTCTTCAACCCGGGCCAGTATACCGAGGACATGCGCGACGTTGCCATGGACGAGCACGCCGACCTCCGCAGGCCGAACCTCAAGGTCGTTGACGTCGGCGGTGGCACAGGGTTCACCACGCTGGGCATCGTCAGGCACGTCGACCCGGAGAACGTCACGCTGATCGACCAGTCGCCGCACCAGCTCGACAAGGCCAGGCAGAAGAAGGCCCTCAAGGGCGTCAAAATTATGGAGGGCGACGCCGAGGACCTTCCCTTCCCGGCTGACACGTTCGACCGCTACGTCTCCGCTGGCAG CATCGAGTATTGGCCCGATCCACAGCGGGGGATCAAGGAAGCCTACAGGGTATTGAGTACTGGTGGCCTAGCTTGCATCATTGGCCCTGTACGCCCAACATTTTGGTTATCCCGCTTCTTCGCTGATATGTGGATGTTGTTTCCTACGGAACAAGAGTATATTGAATGGTTCGAGAGAGCAGGGTTCAAGGATGTTGAACTCAAGAGAATTGGGCCAAAATGGTATCGTGGTGTTCGTAGGCATGGCCTGGTCATAGGATGCTCTGTCACCGGTATCAAGACAGAAAGCGGAGACTCCCCTTTACAG CTTGGTCCAAAGGCCGAGGACATCAGCAAGCATGGAAATCCTATCCTTGTCTTCGTCCGCTTCCTCATAGGGACGATATGtgctacctacttctttctggtGCCTATTTACATGTGGATAAAGGACAAGATTGTGCCCCGTGGCATGCCGATCTAA